The proteins below come from a single Erysipelothrix piscisicarius genomic window:
- a CDS encoding polysaccharide deacetylase family protein encodes MKAKRSIKVRKLNMKAVASIIAALLVVVTIIVTLIFNPFSKYPRYMTRVSNEYKKIGHHEVIKEATDDNVMVLHYPTLDNEKVNTWIEAITAQSKERSKGLSNKDGKKSEIFQDYSIYQVHDKYVTVDIKTLLNNEITDQISRTYDIETGEFVKATDLFNDLGRKKLISDVRATLTKPKEMNRLSYLKATSLDENASISLSDSGVVFTIDGFKDPVSFDLSKITDYFSHSIGSYEKTDGEIPPVYLDRGINPKDKLVAFTFDDGPHHRNSKLIMDEMDKYEGQATFFMLGERVNQNPSVVKEIVRRGHQIANHSYTHPDFNSMDIKDVNKEIKDTDDALYKASGLKGPFMVRPPYGSANAAVREGAPVTFVNWSVDSEDWVSRDSQQICNTIDKYKHDGAIILLHDIYESSYEGFKCAAKKLHDQGYKFVTVKELLESRNDSVKTNAIYFNADPIQ; translated from the coding sequence ATGAAAGCTAAACGAAGCATCAAGGTACGCAAACTCAATATGAAGGCAGTGGCGTCAATTATCGCCGCCCTACTCGTTGTTGTAACAATCATCGTGACTTTGATATTTAATCCTTTCTCAAAGTATCCGAGATACATGACCCGTGTTTCAAACGAGTATAAAAAAATTGGTCATCATGAAGTCATCAAAGAAGCAACCGATGATAACGTCATGGTTTTACATTATCCAACACTCGATAATGAAAAAGTAAACACTTGGATTGAAGCGATTACCGCTCAAAGCAAAGAGCGTTCGAAAGGATTATCAAATAAAGATGGAAAGAAATCTGAAATATTCCAAGATTACTCAATTTATCAAGTCCATGATAAATATGTAACTGTAGATATTAAAACATTATTAAATAACGAAATTACAGATCAAATCTCTAGAACCTACGATATTGAAACTGGAGAATTTGTCAAAGCAACTGACTTATTTAATGATCTTGGTCGAAAGAAACTCATCAGCGATGTAAGAGCAACACTTACCAAACCCAAAGAAATGAATCGACTTAGCTATCTCAAGGCAACATCACTTGACGAAAATGCGTCGATTTCATTATCGGATTCAGGTGTAGTCTTTACAATCGACGGATTTAAAGATCCCGTTTCATTTGATCTATCTAAAATTACAGATTACTTCTCCCATTCGATCGGTTCGTATGAAAAAACAGATGGCGAAATTCCACCTGTCTACCTCGATCGTGGTATTAATCCAAAAGATAAATTGGTTGCATTTACTTTTGATGATGGTCCACATCATCGTAATTCGAAGTTAATTATGGATGAAATGGATAAATATGAAGGTCAAGCAACATTCTTTATGCTTGGCGAGCGGGTTAACCAAAATCCGTCAGTTGTAAAAGAGATTGTTCGTCGAGGACATCAAATTGCAAATCACTCTTATACACACCCGGATTTTAATTCAATGGATATTAAGGATGTAAATAAGGAGATCAAAGATACCGACGATGCACTGTATAAAGCTTCAGGATTAAAAGGTCCATTTATGGTACGTCCACCCTATGGAAGTGCAAATGCAGCGGTTCGCGAGGGAGCACCCGTAACATTTGTAAACTGGTCTGTAGACAGTGAAGATTGGGTATCTCGAGATTCTCAACAGATTTGTAATACCATCGATAAATATAAACATGATGGTGCAATTATTTTACTCCATGATATTTATGAATCCAGTTACGAAGGCTTTAAATGTGCAGCAAAAAAACTGCATGATCAAGGCTATAAATTTGTAACGGTCAAAGAATTACTTGAATCTCGCAATGACAGCGTTAAAACAAATGCTATTTATTTTAACGCTGATCCAATTCAATAA
- the rplU gene encoding 50S ribosomal protein L21 produces the protein MYAIIETGGKQVLVEKDQTIFVEKLDVQEGEEVVFETVVAVKNRTLKVGTPYVKGATVTAKVEKHGKGKKITIFKYKAKKGSTRKKQGHRQPYTKLVVTDINAG, from the coding sequence ATGTACGCAATTATTGAAACAGGGGGAAAACAAGTTTTAGTTGAGAAGGATCAAACAATTTTTGTAGAAAAATTGGATGTTCAAGAAGGTGAAGAAGTTGTTTTTGAAACAGTTGTTGCTGTTAAAAACCGCACACTTAAAGTTGGTACTCCATACGTTAAAGGTGCGACTGTAACTGCTAAAGTTGAAAAACATGGAAAAGGTAAGAAAATTACTATCTTCAAGTATAAAGCTAAAAAAGGTTCAACACGTAAAAAACAAGGTCATCGTCAACCGTATACTAAGTTAGTTGTAACTGACATTAACGCAGGATAG
- a CDS encoding ribosomal-processing cysteine protease Prp — protein sequence MIHVSVLISEGIYKKMTVTGHAGSGEHGFDLVCAGVSSIMVGALNGFDSLDDSVELVMTQEPLIEIEIKHSNELNQKLFEFVLLQLKTMEQTQSKYIEINEKEVTS from the coding sequence ATGATACATGTATCTGTTTTAATTAGTGAAGGCATCTATAAAAAAATGACCGTAACAGGTCATGCTGGTTCAGGTGAACACGGATTTGATCTTGTGTGTGCGGGAGTTAGTTCCATAATGGTTGGTGCTCTCAATGGTTTTGATTCATTAGATGATTCAGTAGAATTGGTCATGACTCAAGAACCACTAATTGAAATCGAAATTAAACATAGTAATGAACTAAATCAAAAACTATTTGAGTTTGTCTTGTTGCAACTTAAAACAATGGAACAAACTCAATCTAAATATATCGAAATAAATGAAAAGGAGGTTACTTCATGA
- the rpmA gene encoding 50S ribosomal protein L27 yields the protein MKFVLDIQLFASKKGVGSTKNGRDSHSKRLGSKRADGEFCTAGSILYRQRGTKIHPGVNVGRGGDDTLFAKVDGVVKFERISKTRKCVSVYPVA from the coding sequence ATGAAATTCGTATTAGATATCCAATTATTTGCTTCTAAAAAAGGTGTTGGTTCGACAAAAAACGGTCGTGACTCACATTCAAAACGTTTAGGCTCAAAGCGCGCAGATGGTGAATTCTGTACAGCAGGTTCAATCTTGTACCGCCAACGTGGTACAAAGATTCATCCAGGTGTTAACGTAGGCCGTGGTGGCGACGACACTTTATTCGCTAAAGTGGATGGTGTTGTTAAATTCGAACGCATTAGCAAAACTCGCAAATGTGTTTCAGTTTATCCAGTAGCTTAA
- the obgE gene encoding GTPase ObgE, whose product MFVDRVNIKVVAGNGGDGMTSFRREAFVPLGGPYGGDGGKGGDIVFVADSNKSTLLDLRYNSVIKASHGTPGKNKKMHGAGAEDVVLRVPVGTMVIDNEKGIVIADLTEVGQREVVAHGGRGGRGNARFATANNPAPTFSEKGELGQELDITIELKLLADVGIIGYPSVGKSTLLSVISRAKPEVADYHFTTIAPNLGISSSPDGRSFAVADLPGLIEDAHLGKGLGHVFLKHIERCRVLVHVVDMGAEDGRDPIEDYKVINNELEKYNESLLKKPMVVVANKMDLDVAPSNLEKFKVAYPDLEIFELVTMVGEGIDSLLYRLADILDEHVEERIEEQSESVVYKYEAPKRNFDIEQINQTKWRVTGDIIDRQLRQYEFDTEESAIQFGLAMKRLGVDQALRDAGVKDGDIVIVADIQFVFEEGMVE is encoded by the coding sequence ATGTTTGTAGATCGCGTTAATATAAAAGTAGTAGCCGGAAACGGTGGCGATGGAATGACATCATTCCGTCGCGAAGCATTTGTTCCACTTGGTGGACCTTATGGCGGTGATGGTGGAAAAGGCGGCGATATTGTTTTTGTTGCCGATTCGAATAAATCAACATTGCTTGATTTAAGATATAATAGTGTTATCAAGGCTTCACATGGTACACCGGGTAAGAATAAAAAAATGCACGGAGCAGGCGCAGAAGATGTAGTTTTAAGAGTTCCTGTAGGCACTATGGTTATTGATAACGAAAAAGGTATTGTTATTGCTGACTTGACAGAAGTAGGCCAACGTGAGGTTGTAGCGCATGGCGGACGCGGTGGTAGAGGTAATGCTCGATTTGCAACAGCAAATAACCCTGCACCGACTTTTTCAGAAAAAGGTGAATTAGGTCAAGAACTTGATATCACAATTGAGTTGAAACTGCTGGCTGATGTAGGAATAATTGGTTATCCTTCAGTTGGGAAATCAACATTACTTTCTGTGATTTCAAGAGCCAAACCAGAAGTTGCTGATTATCATTTCACAACAATTGCGCCAAATCTTGGGATTTCAAGCAGTCCAGATGGACGTTCATTTGCGGTAGCCGATTTACCAGGTCTTATCGAAGATGCCCATCTTGGAAAAGGTCTTGGTCATGTATTCTTGAAGCACATTGAACGATGCCGTGTTTTAGTCCATGTTGTCGATATGGGTGCAGAAGATGGACGTGATCCGATTGAAGACTATAAAGTTATTAATAATGAATTGGAAAAATACAATGAATCGTTATTGAAAAAACCGATGGTTGTGGTCGCCAATAAGATGGATTTAGATGTTGCGCCTTCAAATTTAGAGAAGTTTAAAGTAGCATATCCCGATTTAGAAATTTTTGAACTTGTAACGATGGTTGGGGAAGGGATTGATTCGCTTCTTTACCGCCTTGCAGATATTCTTGACGAACATGTTGAAGAGCGCATTGAAGAACAAAGTGAATCCGTTGTCTATAAATATGAAGCTCCAAAACGTAATTTTGATATTGAACAAATCAATCAAACAAAATGGCGTGTTACGGGTGATATTATTGATCGTCAGCTCCGTCAATATGAATTTGATACAGAAGAATCTGCCATCCAATTTGGCCTTGCTATGAAGCGTTTAGGTGTTGATCAAGCACTTCGTGATGCTGGCGTAAAAGATGGAGATATTGTAATTGTTGCAGATATTCAATTTGTTTTTGAAGAAGGTATGGTAGAATAA
- the ruvA gene encoding Holliday junction branch migration protein RuvA gives MIAFISGVAVDRGIDYVVVDNHGIGYQVFCGNPEMVTLNESIIFHTYQHVREDAIILYGFVDKRELDIFRQLITIKGVGPKTGITILSRFSGEDIIRAIDQEDMAFLKKLPGVGPKMASQMMLDLKGKFVASDTPSTKHVAMPLVDEALDALADLGFKKAELNNIKQELSLLNLDSVDEMIKEGLKLLHSRKRGL, from the coding sequence ATGATTGCATTTATTTCAGGTGTTGCAGTGGATCGAGGAATCGATTATGTTGTGGTCGATAACCATGGTATTGGTTATCAAGTTTTTTGTGGGAATCCAGAAATGGTTACATTAAATGAGAGCATAATATTTCACACTTACCAGCATGTGAGAGAAGATGCAATCATTTTATATGGATTTGTCGATAAACGTGAGTTGGATATTTTTCGCCAATTAATTACAATTAAAGGCGTCGGACCTAAAACGGGGATTACAATTTTAAGCCGTTTTAGTGGTGAGGATATCATTCGCGCGATTGACCAAGAAGATATGGCTTTCCTTAAGAAACTGCCAGGTGTGGGTCCTAAGATGGCTTCTCAAATGATGTTAGATCTTAAGGGAAAATTTGTCGCATCCGATACACCGTCAACAAAACATGTGGCAATGCCACTTGTTGATGAAGCGTTGGATGCACTGGCTGATCTTGGATTTAAAAAAGCAGAGTTAAACAATATAAAGCAGGAGTTGTCGCTTCTAAATCTTGATTCCGTTGACGAGATGATTAAAGAAGGCTTAAAACTCTTACATTCAAGAAAGAGGGGATTGTAG
- the ruvB gene encoding Holliday junction branch migration DNA helicase RuvB, translated as MEERLMSGEAVLSGQDYEESLRPQTLSAYVGQEGLKENLKIFIEAAKSRNEALDHLLFYGPPGLGKTTIAHVIANEMQTGIKVTSGPSIERSGDLAAILSSLEPGDVLFIDEIHRMPKAVEEGLYPAMEDFTLDLVVGKDSSTRSIQIDLPPFTLIGATTRAGICPPLRDRFGIISKLEYYSQEELETIVARTSRVLNTVIDREGVSEIAKRSRGTPRIANRLFRRVRDFAQVLNDNVVDISITKLALDKLKVDNLGLDDVDLRYLRGIIERFDGGPVGIEAIAASISEETMTLEDVYEPYLLQLGFINRTPRGRVVTTKAYEHLKIDVNQRLFE; from the coding sequence ATGGAAGAACGTCTTATGTCGGGTGAAGCAGTTTTATCCGGTCAAGATTACGAAGAAAGTTTACGTCCCCAAACACTTTCTGCTTATGTTGGTCAAGAGGGATTGAAAGAAAACTTAAAGATTTTTATCGAGGCTGCGAAGTCACGGAATGAAGCACTTGATCATCTCTTGTTTTACGGTCCTCCGGGATTGGGTAAGACTACCATAGCGCATGTTATTGCAAATGAGATGCAGACCGGCATCAAGGTTACAAGTGGACCAAGTATTGAACGAAGTGGTGACCTTGCTGCTATTTTATCAAGTTTAGAACCAGGAGATGTGCTATTTATCGATGAGATTCATCGAATGCCAAAAGCTGTCGAGGAGGGTTTATATCCAGCGATGGAAGATTTTACTTTGGATCTTGTTGTTGGTAAGGATTCATCAACAAGAAGCATTCAAATTGATTTACCACCCTTTACACTTATTGGAGCGACGACGCGAGCGGGGATCTGTCCTCCATTACGTGATCGTTTCGGCATTATTTCTAAGCTCGAATATTACAGTCAAGAAGAACTTGAAACCATTGTTGCCCGAACCAGTCGAGTTTTAAATACGGTTATTGACCGTGAAGGTGTCAGTGAAATTGCAAAACGTTCTCGTGGAACACCTCGAATTGCCAATCGTTTATTTCGTCGTGTTCGTGATTTTGCTCAAGTCTTAAACGATAATGTTGTTGATATTTCAATCACAAAACTTGCGCTCGATAAGTTGAAAGTTGATAATTTAGGGCTTGATGATGTCGATTTACGGTATCTGCGTGGGATTATTGAACGATTTGATGGTGGACCGGTTGGAATTGAGGCTATAGCCGCTTCAATATCCGAAGAAACAATGACGCTTGAAGATGTATATGAACCCTACTTATTACAACTGGGTTTTATAAATCGCACTCCCCGAGGTCGTGTTGTTACGACAAAAGCATATGAACATCTTAAAATTGATGTTAATCAAAGGCTATTTGAATAG
- the murG gene encoding undecaprenyldiphospho-muramoylpentapeptide beta-N-acetylglucosaminyltransferase, translated as MKVCIVTGGSGGHIYPAITYADFIKKNRNSEVVFIGNDHKMESWIVPEAGYPFFAIHNQGLQGSVLDKIKAVFSQFGAYRSAKKHLKTIQPDVVFAFGGYVCGPVTFAAKFLNIPIVLHEQNAYPGKANKMIADSAKAIVTCYEEAFSGRDHVYYLGNPRASLIHEDIDSSDEVKRLNLDLNLNTVLMVMGSQGSTAMNKKFVDFVKQYDDASAQVIIVTGPLHIEEFKKTVGEVHQNIRLEGFVDQKALLPVIDLIVCRSGASTVAEIESFGLPSLLIPSPYVANNHQFYNAKSLFDKGACDMLLEEDIHDNILNKHVFELIRNKQRLIDLGSNAHKRATPDAVSNIADLVEKVVGENDTSQ; from the coding sequence ATGAAAGTTTGTATAGTTACAGGTGGTAGTGGCGGTCATATTTACCCCGCAATTACTTATGCTGATTTCATTAAGAAAAATCGAAATAGTGAAGTTGTTTTCATTGGAAATGACCATAAAATGGAATCATGGATTGTTCCAGAAGCGGGATATCCGTTTTTTGCGATTCATAACCAAGGACTACAAGGCTCTGTTTTGGATAAAATTAAAGCTGTATTTTCTCAGTTTGGTGCATATCGTTCAGCAAAAAAACATCTTAAAACAATTCAACCAGATGTTGTATTTGCTTTTGGAGGTTATGTATGTGGACCGGTTACTTTTGCGGCAAAATTCCTTAACATTCCCATTGTTTTACATGAGCAAAATGCTTATCCTGGAAAAGCAAATAAGATGATTGCGGATTCTGCGAAAGCGATTGTTACATGTTATGAGGAAGCATTTTCGGGTAGAGATCATGTATATTATCTTGGCAATCCGCGTGCTTCGCTTATTCATGAAGATATCGATAGCTCTGATGAGGTCAAACGGCTTAATTTAGATTTAAATTTAAATACAGTTCTCATGGTTATGGGGTCTCAAGGTTCGACTGCTATGAACAAGAAATTCGTGGATTTTGTAAAACAATACGATGACGCATCGGCACAAGTCATCATCGTGACGGGACCACTCCATATTGAGGAATTCAAGAAAACAGTTGGTGAGGTTCATCAAAATATCCGACTGGAAGGGTTTGTTGATCAAAAAGCATTGCTACCAGTCATAGATTTAATTGTATGCAGATCTGGTGCATCAACGGTCGCTGAAATTGAATCATTTGGGCTTCCTTCACTACTTATTCCCAGCCCTTATGTGGCTAATAATCATCAATTCTACAATGCTAAATCGTTATTTGATAAAGGTGCATGTGATATGCTATTAGAGGAAGATATCCATGATAATATCTTAAATAAGCATGTTTTTGAACTGATTCGTAATAAACAACGATTGATTGATTTAGGAAGCAATGCGCATAAACGTGCAACGCCTGATGCGGTTTCAAATATTGCTGATTTAGTTGAAAAGGTGGTGGGGGAAAATGACACGTCGCAATAA
- a CDS encoding cell division protein FtsQ/DivIB → MTRRNNPELNDEREPIDKIKASIDLKKKTIRRNKRKRRLIKSIQILVVIGALLGIYYFDKSDASRIHNVRVNGNVILSDDEIKDALNIHENQRIYLTFRLFINQKGKKVKGIDNVDANVYYRQGIVNLNVTEKKAVGYTLEPTIRIYFEDGYYKEFESIDPATVERLPLLVGFTEESMTESLLAALATIDDGSMASVSEIHFEPTKVEPDYMRIVMNNDYFVFTNVETLPQLNKYATIISGADPNARCIEFIEYGPTEETQSAVVKACGS, encoded by the coding sequence ATGACACGTCGCAATAATCCTGAATTAAACGATGAACGGGAACCAATTGATAAAATTAAGGCCTCGATAGACCTTAAAAAGAAGACAATTCGCCGTAATAAACGCAAACGAAGACTTATCAAATCGATCCAAATTTTAGTTGTAATTGGAGCTCTTTTAGGGATTTACTATTTTGATAAAAGTGATGCTTCACGAATTCACAACGTAAGAGTAAATGGGAATGTGATTCTCAGTGATGACGAAATCAAAGATGCGCTTAACATTCATGAAAATCAACGGATATATTTAACGTTTAGACTTTTTATAAATCAAAAAGGAAAAAAAGTTAAGGGGATTGACAATGTTGATGCTAATGTATATTATCGTCAAGGTATCGTGAATTTAAACGTAACTGAAAAAAAAGCTGTAGGATACACATTAGAACCAACGATACGTATTTATTTTGAAGATGGATATTATAAAGAATTCGAATCGATAGATCCTGCGACAGTTGAACGCTTGCCGTTACTTGTTGGTTTTACGGAAGAATCGATGACTGAATCTTTATTAGCAGCTTTAGCCACCATTGATGATGGCTCGATGGCTTCAGTTTCCGAAATTCATTTTGAACCAACTAAAGTTGAACCAGACTATATGAGGATTGTAATGAATAATGACTATTTTGTTTTTACAAATGTAGAAACTTTACCACAACTGAATAAATATGCTACTATTATAAGTGGGGCTGATCCGAATGCTCGTTGTATCGAGTTTATCGAGTACGGTCCAACTGAAGAAACACAGTCTGCTGTTGTAAAGGCATGTGGATCATAA
- a CDS encoding Asp23/Gls24 family envelope stress response protein, whose amino-acid sequence MAIEKTNEFGKINVSNEAIAMLAGGVVTECYGVVGMASQQVFKDGLAELLKGENYSKGVIVRKGDNGFDLDLYIIVSYNVKISEVVLEVQKKAKYMLEKTLQQNFNTINVYVQGIKVVQ is encoded by the coding sequence ATGGCGATTGAAAAAACCAATGAATTTGGAAAAATCAATGTTTCAAACGAAGCAATCGCAATGCTAGCTGGCGGTGTCGTGACAGAATGTTATGGTGTTGTTGGTATGGCCTCTCAGCAAGTCTTTAAAGATGGCCTTGCAGAATTGTTAAAAGGTGAAAATTATTCCAAAGGTGTTATTGTGCGTAAAGGGGATAATGGATTTGATTTAGATTTATATATTATTGTGAGTTATAACGTTAAGATTTCAGAAGTAGTACTCGAAGTTCAAAAGAAAGCGAAATACATGTTAGAAAAAACACTTCAACAAAACTTTAATACGATTAATGTTTATGTTCAAGGTATTAAGGTTGTTCAATAA
- a CDS encoding DAK2 domain-containing protein, with protein MNTINGDIFLKMLQSGANNLTNKHHEINALNVFPVPDGDTGTNMNLTFTSGLTDSKKAVTSHLGQLSKTLSRGLLMGARGNSGVILSQIFRGFAQSVEHLQEASVMDLAEAFQKGKEVAYKAVMRPVEGTILTVLRESSQATYEFVLKNPEISVIEFFERLVSEANISLDGTPELLPVLKEVGVVDSGGKGYVTVLEGFLAELKGNPIELEEGDESNHAAASDFEHDEFGYCTEFIVRLDEASINRYNEDKFRAQLEALGNSLVVVTDEDLVKVHVHTLKPGNALNLAQRYGEFVKLKIENMSEQHNTILDAESNATKNQKQHSKYAIVAVAAGSGVVDMFKELRAEYIISGGQTMNPSTEDFVALINNIDADHIFILPNNSNIIMAAKQAQDICEDKDIHVIETKTIPQGLSACVMFNPDVDVEDNLSEMLEAVANTKTGQVTYAIKDTMFESIEIKQNDFMGILEKDVVVTNPNRLETTKALCAKLIDDESELVTLITGEDVSNEEADMVVDFIESNYDVEVESHRGEQPVYSYIIGVE; from the coding sequence ATGAATACGATTAATGGCGATATCTTTTTGAAGATGCTTCAAAGTGGTGCCAACAATCTGACAAATAAGCATCATGAAATCAATGCTCTTAACGTTTTCCCAGTTCCAGATGGCGATACTGGAACTAATATGAATCTTACGTTTACAAGTGGTCTAACAGATTCTAAAAAAGCTGTTACATCTCATTTGGGTCAATTATCCAAAACATTATCTCGTGGTTTATTAATGGGCGCACGTGGAAACTCAGGTGTTATCCTTTCTCAAATCTTCCGAGGTTTTGCTCAATCCGTAGAACATTTGCAAGAAGCAAGTGTAATGGATCTCGCAGAAGCGTTCCAAAAAGGGAAAGAAGTTGCATATAAAGCAGTTATGCGTCCTGTTGAAGGAACAATTCTAACTGTTTTACGTGAAAGTTCACAAGCAACATATGAATTCGTTCTTAAAAACCCGGAAATTTCAGTTATTGAATTTTTTGAGCGTTTAGTATCCGAAGCCAATATTTCTTTAGATGGAACACCAGAACTTTTACCTGTTTTAAAAGAAGTTGGTGTTGTCGATAGTGGTGGTAAAGGTTATGTTACCGTTCTTGAAGGGTTCTTAGCTGAATTAAAAGGCAATCCTATTGAACTTGAAGAGGGTGATGAGTCCAATCATGCTGCTGCATCTGATTTCGAGCATGATGAGTTTGGTTACTGTACTGAATTTATCGTACGTCTCGATGAAGCGTCAATCAACCGTTATAATGAAGATAAATTTAGAGCGCAATTAGAAGCGCTTGGTAATTCTTTGGTTGTTGTTACAGATGAAGATTTGGTCAAAGTTCATGTTCATACATTGAAGCCAGGTAATGCTTTAAACTTAGCGCAACGTTATGGTGAATTTGTTAAACTCAAGATTGAAAATATGTCAGAACAACATAATACGATTTTGGATGCAGAATCAAATGCAACTAAAAATCAAAAACAACATAGTAAATATGCGATTGTCGCGGTTGCTGCAGGATCAGGTGTTGTTGATATGTTTAAAGAACTCCGTGCAGAATATATTATTAGCGGGGGTCAAACGATGAATCCTTCAACTGAAGACTTTGTTGCATTAATTAATAACATTGATGCAGATCACATTTTTATTTTACCGAATAACTCAAATATCATTATGGCTGCGAAACAAGCTCAAGATATTTGTGAAGATAAAGATATTCACGTTATTGAAACCAAGACAATACCTCAAGGTTTATCAGCGTGTGTTATGTTTAATCCAGATGTCGACGTTGAGGATAACTTAAGTGAAATGCTTGAAGCTGTCGCAAATACAAAGACAGGTCAAGTTACATACGCAATTAAAGATACAATGTTTGAATCCATTGAAATTAAACAAAATGATTTCATGGGTATTCTTGAAAAAGACGTTGTTGTAACCAACCCAAATCGTTTAGAAACAACAAAAGCACTTTGTGCGAAGTTAATCGATGATGAGAGTGAACTTGTTACCTTAATCACGGGTGAAGATGTATCTAATGAAGAAGCGGATATGGTTGTTGATTTTATTGAATCTAACTATGACGTAGAAGTAGAATCACATCGTGGTGAACAACCTGTTTATTCATACATCATTGGAGTAGAGTAA